From Erwinia pyri, a single genomic window includes:
- a CDS encoding mechanosensitive ion channel family protein yields the protein MHAYLISWFETFSLPYAPQIALLAVIGIILLISLIVHGLLHSIALPFLKRFAESSSRQWPKSIIDKKLFSRFLLLMQGVLLQIQLELFLQGNEPVFSVLMVASQVWMMIFSLLMFFSLLDVCLELSENSVLAHQLPLRGIFQSLKLIAALLIALMVISVLIGKSPLVLLTGLGAMTAVLMLVFKDPILGLVAGIQLSANNMLKMGDWLDMPKYGADGDVVDIGLTTVKVRNWDKTITTIPTYALISDSFKNWRGMSESGGRRIKRSINIDTTSIHFLSEQDIADLKRAQLLTPYLEGKSQEVASYNARLQCDLSTPLNGRHMTNIGTFRAWLEAWLTAHPQIHKEMTLMVRQLAPGSDGLPVEIYAFTNTTAWLEYEKIQSDIFDLIFAVLPEFGLRVHQTPTGNDMRNMRLSSAE from the coding sequence ATGCATGCCTACCTTATTAGCTGGTTTGAAACCTTCAGTCTGCCTTACGCTCCTCAGATCGCCCTGCTCGCCGTTATCGGCATCATTCTGCTTATCTCCCTGATTGTACACGGCCTGCTACACAGCATTGCCCTGCCGTTTCTGAAACGTTTTGCCGAGAGCTCATCGCGACAGTGGCCGAAATCGATCATTGATAAGAAGTTGTTCAGCCGTTTCCTCCTGCTGATGCAGGGCGTGCTGCTGCAAATTCAGCTTGAGCTGTTCCTGCAGGGCAACGAGCCTGTTTTCAGCGTGCTGATGGTGGCAAGCCAGGTCTGGATGATGATCTTCAGCCTGCTGATGTTCTTTTCGCTGCTGGATGTTTGCCTGGAGCTTTCAGAAAACAGCGTACTGGCGCACCAGTTACCTCTTCGCGGTATTTTTCAGAGCCTGAAGCTGATTGCCGCGCTGCTGATAGCGCTGATGGTGATTTCGGTGTTGATAGGCAAATCGCCGCTGGTGCTGCTCACCGGGCTGGGCGCGATGACCGCGGTACTGATGCTGGTCTTTAAAGATCCAATCCTGGGTCTGGTGGCCGGGATCCAGCTCTCTGCAAACAATATGCTGAAGATGGGTGACTGGCTGGATATGCCAAAATATGGCGCAGATGGCGACGTGGTGGATATCGGTCTGACCACCGTAAAAGTCCGTAACTGGGATAAAACCATTACCACCATCCCTACCTATGCGCTGATCTCAGACTCGTTTAAAAACTGGCGTGGAATGTCTGAGTCAGGTGGTCGCAGGATCAAGCGCAGCATCAACATCGATACCACCAGCATCCATTTTCTCTCTGAGCAGGATATTGCCGATCTGAAGCGGGCGCAGTTGCTGACGCCTTATCTGGAAGGGAAAAGCCAGGAAGTGGCGAGCTACAATGCCCGCCTGCAGTGCGATCTCTCAACACCGCTTAACGGCCGTCACATGACCAATATCGGCACGTTCCGTGCGTGGCTGGAAGCCTGGTTAACGGCGCATCCGCAGATCCATAAAGAGATGACGCTGATGGTGCGTCAGCTGGCGCCCGGCTCCGATGGCCTGCCTGTAGAGATCTACGCCTTTACCAACACCACGGCATGGCTGGAATATGAAAAGATCCAGTCCGATATTTTCGACCTTATCTTTGCCGTACTGCCAGAGTTCGGGCTGCGTGTGCATCAAACACCAACCGGCAACGACATGCGGAATATGCGTTTATCCTCCGCTGAATAA
- a CDS encoding universal stress protein, protein MKTLLVAVDNSAIARKVVALASEQALALDASVVVLCCVDASYAATAGTYTIEAGEDPGDFGYALDEQNTAEGAVRQALAELQRAGIRATGRVVAGESAETIVKQANDLNATMIIMGRRHLSSFNRLLKGSVSAAVIERASCPVLVDVRVD, encoded by the coding sequence ATGAAAACACTTTTAGTCGCTGTTGATAACTCTGCCATTGCGCGCAAAGTAGTAGCGTTGGCATCAGAGCAGGCGCTTGCGCTGGACGCCAGCGTTGTGGTGCTGTGCTGTGTTGACGCCAGCTATGCCGCTACCGCCGGAACTTACACCATTGAAGCTGGAGAGGATCCGGGTGATTTCGGCTACGCGCTGGATGAGCAAAATACGGCAGAAGGTGCCGTACGCCAGGCGCTGGCCGAGCTTCAGCGGGCCGGTATTCGCGCGACCGGGCGGGTAGTGGCTGGCGAATCAGCGGAAACCATTGTGAAACAGGCTAACGACCTTAACGCCACGATGATTATTATGGGACGGCGCCATCTCTCCTCTTTTAACCGGTTGCTGAAAGGATCGGTCAGTGCGGCGGTGATTGAACGAGCCAGCTGTCCGGTGCTGGTTGATGTTCGGGTTGATTAA
- a CDS encoding SMP-30/gluconolactonase/LRE family protein, translated as MRYQVENVLQAQAELGECPVWSAREQVLYFVDILAPALHRFDPQTGDHQVFPVAEHIGCFGLNAQGGFVAALRSGVCMLDAQGNIVKRVAPNPGEAERSRFNDGRVDRHGRFWCGSLWEPQDRHGALLCRLDEHLNLTVQADNIKISNGLAFSPDSRWMYQTDTPEGILWRYPMDEQGEIGPREVLKRFEQEQGGLPDGAAVDSEGFYWAAMFDGSRVIRLNPANGEIVDEIPLPVRWPTMVAFGGEDLKTLYITSSREDRSAEELAQYPQSGDLFAVRVGVAGIAEPLFQAK; from the coding sequence ATGCGTTATCAGGTGGAAAACGTATTGCAGGCTCAGGCCGAACTTGGCGAGTGCCCCGTATGGTCAGCCCGTGAGCAGGTGCTCTATTTTGTCGATATTCTGGCACCCGCCCTGCATCGCTTCGACCCACAAACGGGCGACCATCAGGTCTTCCCGGTAGCGGAACATATTGGCTGCTTTGGCCTGAATGCGCAGGGCGGCTTTGTCGCCGCGCTTCGTAGCGGCGTCTGTATGCTGGATGCGCAGGGAAACATTGTTAAGCGCGTGGCGCCAAATCCTGGTGAGGCAGAGCGCAGCCGCTTTAACGATGGCCGGGTTGACCGGCATGGCCGGTTCTGGTGCGGCAGCCTGTGGGAGCCGCAGGATCGTCATGGCGCGCTGCTCTGTCGGCTGGATGAGCACCTCAATCTGACGGTACAGGCTGACAACATCAAGATCTCTAACGGACTGGCCTTTTCGCCTGACAGCCGCTGGATGTATCAGACTGACACGCCTGAGGGCATCCTCTGGCGCTATCCTATGGATGAGCAGGGCGAAATTGGCCCGCGTGAAGTGCTGAAACGCTTTGAGCAGGAGCAGGGTGGATTGCCGGACGGTGCGGCGGTCGACAGCGAAGGTTTTTACTGGGCCGCCATGTTTGACGGTTCGCGCGTAATACGTCTTAACCCTGCCAATGGTGAAATAGTTGATGAGATCCCACTGCCGGTGCGCTGGCCGACAATGGTGGCATTTGGTGGCGAAGATTTGAAAACGCTCTATATCACCAGCTCCCGGGAAGATCGCAGTGCTGAGGAGCTGGCACAATATCCGCAGTCAGGCGACCTTTTTGCGGTGCGGGTTGGCGTGGCAGGCATTGCGGAGCCGCTATTTCAGGCGAAATAG
- a CDS encoding L-lactate MFS transporter: MSTQPVSTSVNRTRWLTLFGTIITQFALGSVYTWSLFNGQLSHKLDASVSQVAFSFGLLSLGLAIASSLAGKLQERFGVRNVTLGAGLLMALGFTLTAHADNLFMLYLSAGVLVGLADGAGYLMTLSNCVKWFPERKGLISACAIGAYGLGSLGFKFICGYLLSVYSLENTFMIWGGLAMAMIMLGALFMKDAPRQQTSAQNSTSRARDFSLAEAVRLPQYWMLALMFLTACMSGLYVIGVAKDIGEGLVHLSTQTAASAVTIIAIANLSGRLILGVMSDKMARIRVITLAQAISLIGMSILLFTQMSEITFFISIACIAFSFGGTITVYPSLVSDFFGLNNLTKNYGLIYLGFGIGSVLGSLIASLFGGFTITFSLIMALLVISLIMSATIRLPHRVAESKKTLQHA, translated from the coding sequence ATGAGCACACAGCCCGTCAGCACCAGCGTCAACCGTACCCGTTGGCTCACCCTGTTTGGCACCATCATCACCCAGTTTGCACTGGGCTCTGTCTATACCTGGAGCCTGTTCAACGGCCAGCTCTCTCATAAGCTGGATGCATCCGTCAGTCAGGTGGCCTTTTCGTTTGGCTTGCTGAGTCTGGGGCTGGCCATCGCCTCTTCGCTGGCGGGTAAACTGCAGGAGCGTTTTGGCGTACGTAACGTCACTCTCGGTGCCGGTTTGCTGATGGCTCTGGGATTTACGCTTACCGCACACGCCGATAACCTGTTTATGCTGTACCTGAGCGCGGGTGTACTGGTAGGCCTGGCGGATGGTGCAGGCTATCTGATGACGCTGTCGAACTGCGTGAAGTGGTTCCCTGAACGCAAGGGCCTGATCTCTGCCTGCGCTATTGGTGCCTATGGCTTAGGCAGCCTGGGTTTCAAATTTATCTGTGGTTATCTGCTGAGCGTCTACAGCCTTGAAAACACCTTTATGATCTGGGGAGGTCTGGCGATGGCGATGATCATGCTTGGTGCGCTGTTTATGAAGGATGCGCCCAGACAGCAAACCTCTGCCCAGAACAGCACCAGCCGCGCGCGTGATTTCTCGCTGGCTGAGGCAGTGCGTCTGCCGCAGTACTGGATGCTGGCGCTGATGTTCCTGACAGCCTGCATGAGCGGTCTCTATGTGATTGGCGTGGCTAAGGATATCGGTGAGGGCCTGGTGCATCTCTCAACGCAGACGGCGGCCAGCGCCGTGACAATCATTGCCATTGCTAACCTGAGCGGCAGACTGATCCTTGGAGTGATGTCCGATAAAATGGCCCGCATCCGGGTGATCACGCTCGCTCAGGCGATCTCGCTGATCGGCATGAGCATCCTGCTCTTTACCCAGATGAGCGAAATCACCTTCTTTATCTCTATTGCCTGTATCGCCTTTAGTTTTGGCGGCACTATTACCGTTTATCCTTCACTGGTCAGCGACTTCTTCGGCCTGAATAATCTGACCAAAAATTACGGTCTTATCTATCTGGGTTTCGGTATCGGCAGCGTACTGGGCTCGCTGATTGCCTCACTGTTTGGCGGCTTCACCATCACTTTCAGCCTGATTATGGCACTGCTGGTGATTTCCCTGATTATGTCCGCCACCATCCGGCTGCCGCACCGCGTAGCAGAGAGCAAGAAAACGCTGCAGCATGCTTAA
- a CDS encoding VasL domain-containing protein, producing MNDTSPRKIKTGNDPRKLPDYAALRDELTKLSHPARPDVNWRFAETLCLSLFEQNGVELQSAAWYTLARMQLAGWSGLNEGLAVLEALISHHWSTLWPQPLQVRMRILATLSQRIQQVMRTLPLNKGDLSQLYLAQQHFTRLERALQRLELKHLSQFDTLLGLADSKIARLENGDGVSGSDAALQSASVTPAGARNDRETTADSLSAMPVPQKIEPASTVKSLHRAEPEHQTFKEGLTSIPASVKTWRSFAAGVCTMLLLSVATVGGWYLLHRPDPLQSQLAASLAPLPAVLTPAQLAMLRQQSSPPQTFITATQQRLAYLEQLPPDWHIDYGRQLAEQAQALWPEQAHPLIVAWQQQLIAAALPVEAMNGWHQGMAKLRQLSERLNGLDEQKGKYITVSELKSVVFSTMASFDHAIPAEEQLRALSLTPAGQALPVATKTQVEMHLQQLIARYVLLKQAGVQHPQTQQKTADEGERN from the coding sequence ATGAATGACACCTCCCCCCGTAAAATTAAAACCGGTAACGATCCGCGTAAGCTCCCCGATTATGCCGCTCTGCGCGATGAACTGACTAAACTCTCCCATCCCGCCCGGCCCGATGTGAACTGGCGTTTTGCTGAAACACTCTGCCTCTCTTTGTTTGAGCAAAATGGCGTGGAGCTGCAGAGTGCGGCCTGGTATACGCTTGCCCGTATGCAACTGGCCGGATGGTCCGGCCTCAATGAAGGGCTGGCAGTTCTGGAGGCGCTGATAAGCCATCACTGGAGCACTCTCTGGCCGCAGCCGCTACAGGTGCGGATGCGGATCCTCGCCACTCTGAGCCAACGTATCCAGCAGGTGATGCGTACTCTCCCCCTGAACAAAGGTGACCTCAGCCAGCTTTACCTTGCGCAACAGCATTTTACCCGGCTGGAGAGGGCGCTACAGCGCCTGGAACTGAAACATCTGAGTCAGTTTGATACATTGCTTGGTCTGGCAGATAGCAAGATAGCCAGGCTGGAAAACGGTGACGGGGTATCCGGTTCTGATGCTGCCCTTCAGTCCGCTAGCGTGACGCCTGCCGGGGCCAGGAATGACAGGGAAACAACTGCTGATAGCCTCTCTGCTATGCCGGTTCCGCAGAAAATCGAGCCAGCCAGTACGGTAAAATCTCTACACAGAGCAGAGCCGGAACATCAGACGTTTAAGGAAGGGTTAACGTCGATACCGGCTTCGGTAAAGACCTGGAGATCTTTTGCCGCCGGGGTCTGTACCATGCTGCTGCTAAGCGTGGCAACGGTAGGGGGCTGGTATCTGTTACACCGGCCTGATCCGTTACAGAGTCAGCTTGCTGCCTCTCTGGCACCCTTACCCGCAGTGCTCACTCCCGCACAGCTGGCGATGCTGCGTCAGCAATCTTCTCCACCACAAACCTTTATCACTGCTACCCAGCAGCGTCTTGCGTACTTAGAACAGCTGCCACCAGACTGGCATATTGACTACGGTCGGCAACTGGCAGAGCAGGCTCAGGCGCTGTGGCCGGAACAGGCCCATCCCCTGATAGTGGCATGGCAGCAACAGCTCATCGCTGCTGCTTTGCCGGTTGAAGCAATGAACGGCTGGCATCAGGGAATGGCGAAGCTCCGGCAGCTGAGTGAGCGACTGAACGGGCTGGATGAACAGAAGGGAAAATATATAACGGTCAGCGAGCTGAAATCAGTAGTGTTCTCCACGATGGCGTCCTTTGACCATGCTATACCGGCGGAAGAACAACTTCGGGCACTGTCACTAACGCCAGCGGGACAGGCTCTGCCTGTAGCCACAAAGACGCAGGTTGAGATGCATCTGCAGCAACTTATCGCCCGTTATGTCCTTCTCAAGCAGGCTGGAGTGCAGCATCCTCAGACGCAGCAGAAAACCGCTGATGAGGGAGAAAGGAACTGA
- the zinT gene encoding metal-binding protein ZinT has translation MAGKFEKSLLALGALLISQHAVAHAHHAHGKPLTEMEQKAAEGIFNDREVRERSLADWDGVWQSVYPYLLNGDLDPVFKKRAEQDKDQSAEAIKAYYRKGYATDVESIGIENNIMEFHVGNKVSVCKYDYAGYKILTYASGRKGVRYLFECKDAGSQAPKYVQFSDHGIIPRQSAHYHIFMGNTSQEALLKEMDNWPTYYPFQLTSAQVVDEMLHH, from the coding sequence ATGGCAGGCAAATTTGAAAAATCTCTCCTGGCGCTGGGTGCATTGCTCATCAGCCAACACGCAGTTGCTCACGCCCATCACGCGCACGGGAAACCGCTGACGGAAATGGAACAAAAAGCTGCGGAGGGCATTTTTAACGATAGGGAGGTGAGGGAGAGAAGCCTGGCGGACTGGGATGGCGTATGGCAGTCCGTTTATCCCTATCTGCTTAATGGCGACCTCGATCCTGTTTTCAAAAAGAGAGCGGAGCAGGATAAAGACCAAAGCGCAGAGGCCATCAAGGCCTATTACCGTAAGGGTTACGCTACCGACGTTGAGTCAATCGGCATCGAAAATAATATCATGGAGTTTCATGTGGGCAATAAGGTGAGCGTCTGTAAATATGACTACGCCGGATATAAAATTCTGACCTACGCCTCAGGCAGGAAAGGGGTACGTTATTTATTCGAATGTAAGGATGCCGGCAGCCAGGCTCCAAAATATGTCCAGTTCAGCGATCACGGCATTATCCCGCGCCAGTCAGCGCACTATCATATTTTTATGGGCAATACCTCACAGGAAGCGCTACTGAAAGAGATGGATAACTGGCCCACTTATTATCCTTTCCAGCTCACCTCGGCGCAGGTGGTGGATGAGATGTTGCATCACTAA
- a CDS encoding SOS response-associated peptidase family protein: MCGRFTQYRTREEYLKAFAGKAERQIAYDHQPLGRYNIAPGTNVLLLNQRDDALHLDPVHWGYKPPWWNKHPLINARVETAATGRMFKPLWQHGRAIVMADGWYEWKKEGSKKQPYYLYPESGEPLFFAAIGKAPYGKQEENEGFVIITAASDKGLVDIHDRRPLVLQADAIMEWLDPETSSQRASEIVSESVLPAEAFTWHPVSKAVGNVKNQRAELIDEIDDPAV; encoded by the coding sequence GTGTGCGGACGATTTACTCAGTACAGAACACGCGAAGAGTATCTGAAAGCGTTTGCCGGTAAGGCAGAACGTCAGATTGCTTACGATCATCAACCGCTGGGGCGCTATAACATCGCGCCCGGCACTAACGTGCTGCTGCTTAATCAGCGCGACGACGCCCTTCATCTTGATCCGGTGCACTGGGGCTATAAGCCGCCCTGGTGGAATAAACATCCTCTGATAAACGCCCGGGTGGAAACAGCTGCCACCGGACGGATGTTCAAACCGCTCTGGCAGCATGGCCGCGCTATTGTGATGGCTGATGGCTGGTATGAGTGGAAAAAGGAAGGGAGTAAGAAGCAGCCCTATTATCTCTACCCTGAATCCGGTGAGCCGCTCTTTTTCGCTGCTATTGGCAAAGCGCCCTATGGCAAGCAGGAAGAGAACGAAGGCTTTGTCATCATCACCGCTGCCAGCGATAAAGGCCTGGTGGATATTCACGACCGCAGGCCGCTGGTTTTGCAGGCCGACGCTATTATGGAGTGGCTTGACCCAGAGACGAGTAGTCAGCGAGCCAGTGAAATCGTCAGTGAAAGCGTGCTTCCGGCTGAAGCGTTCACCTGGCATCCCGTTTCGAAAGCGGTCGGCAACGTGAAGAACCAGAGAGCCGAATTGATTGACGAAATCGACGATCCGGCCGTGTGA